The Geotalea uraniireducens Rf4 genome window below encodes:
- a CDS encoding PTS sugar transporter subunit IIA, producing MLLTVTEAARLLQVPEKTVLRWIRKDHLPACKINEEYRMNRVDLLEWATEKRIKLSPDIFAEPEPPDGSLPTLSQVLKAGGTFYNIEGKTREEVLKNIVSLLKFPPQVERDYILQVLLAREALGTTAIGDGIAIPHVRNPILLHVDTPMVTLCFLKHPIDFKAIDDKPVDTLFLLISPTVKIHLHLLSKLAYALRDSRFKTVLQRQGPPTEILAAVKLIESELAGGAALR from the coding sequence ATGCTCTTAACCGTCACTGAGGCTGCCAGACTGCTTCAGGTTCCGGAAAAAACCGTGTTGCGCTGGATAAGGAAAGACCACCTTCCCGCCTGCAAGATCAACGAAGAGTACCGCATGAACCGGGTCGATCTTCTGGAATGGGCCACGGAAAAGCGGATCAAGCTTTCACCGGATATATTTGCCGAACCCGAACCACCCGACGGTTCTCTGCCGACCCTCTCCCAGGTACTTAAGGCCGGCGGCACCTTCTACAATATCGAGGGAAAAACCAGGGAAGAGGTCCTGAAAAACATCGTTTCCCTCCTGAAGTTCCCCCCTCAGGTGGAGCGTGATTACATACTCCAGGTGTTGCTTGCCCGCGAAGCCCTCGGAACTACCGCCATCGGCGACGGCATCGCCATCCCCCACGTAAGAAATCCGATCCTCCTCCATGTCGATACTCCCATGGTGACCCTCTGTTTCCTGAAACACCCCATTGATTTCAAGGCCATTGACGACAAGCCGGTGGATACCCTTTTCCTACTCATCAGTCCCACGGTAAAGATCCATCTCCATCTGCTGTCCAAGCTTGCCTATGCCCTGCGTGACTCCCGTTTCAAGACGGTATTGCAGCGACAGGGACCACCGACGGAAATTCTGGCAGCGGTCAAGCTGATAGAATCGGAACTGGCCGGCGGGGCTGCTCTAAGATAG
- a CDS encoding ABC transporter ATP-binding protein gives MNDMIIRTENAAKSYTTGTVTTHALRGVTLGIPPGSFTCIVGPSGHGKSTLMHLIGGLDRPSEGSVFLDGCEISTLDNSNMAKLRAQKIGFVFQFFNLLQSLTAAENVEIAMMLAGIPEKEQASRALKLLALVGLAEKADAKPSQLSGGQQQRVAIARALANDPAILLMDEPTGNLDSAAEGEILAILRSLHAVGKTIVIVTHNDEIAKTAENIIRVMDGRVLS, from the coding sequence ATGAATGACATGATAATACGCACGGAAAACGCCGCCAAGTCCTACACAACGGGTACAGTGACCACCCACGCCCTCCGCGGCGTCACCCTTGGCATCCCGCCGGGCTCGTTCACCTGCATCGTCGGCCCCTCCGGTCATGGCAAGAGCACCCTGATGCACCTCATCGGCGGGCTGGACCGTCCCTCGGAGGGCTCAGTTTTCCTTGACGGATGCGAAATCAGCACGCTGGACAACAGTAATATGGCGAAGCTCCGGGCGCAGAAAATCGGCTTCGTCTTCCAGTTCTTCAACCTGCTCCAAAGCCTCACGGCAGCGGAAAACGTGGAAATCGCCATGATGCTGGCGGGTATTCCGGAAAAGGAGCAGGCCAGCCGCGCCCTGAAACTTCTGGCGCTGGTAGGTCTTGCCGAGAAAGCCGACGCAAAACCGTCTCAGCTTTCCGGCGGCCAGCAGCAGCGGGTGGCGATTGCCCGGGCGCTGGCCAACGATCCAGCGATCCTGCTGATGGATGAGCCGACCGGCAACCTCGATTCGGCAGCGGAGGGGGAAATCCTGGCAATTCTGCGCTCGCTGCATGCCGTCGGGAAAACGATAGTGATAGTAACCCACAATGACGAGATCGCAAAAACAGCGGAGAACATCATCCGCGTCATGGATGGCCGTGTTCTGTCATGA
- a CDS encoding proton-conducting transporter transmembrane domain-containing protein, producing the protein MTTTAGKLVDPAFLIITGLILTGFSGVPGLFLKNAAAFGQKLATAFACVGALCGLAGAFSTIASGETEIFVVNWSLPFGPCEIGIDPLAALFLLSVFLISGCSAVYANGYWPAAKLPATSRALCFFIGILSASMALLIIARNSVFFLMAWEVMALSAYFAFTVESGNAEVRKAGMLYLVCTHAGTMALFVMFILLRTMTGSFQFASTASLNPLAPGAAVIFFAALFGFGMKAGIMPLHIWLPAAHANGPSHVSAMMSGVMLKMGIYGIIRIISLFYPVPTWWGAVILGLGIISGVTGIISAIGQNDIKRILAYSSIENIGIITMGIGAAVIGQSIGNQTLVLLGMGGALLHVLNHSLFKSLLFLGSGALIHSVGTRELNRMGGLARRMPRTAPLFLIGAMAICGLPPLNGFISEYLLYFGFFSGVKDGAAPILLGMGLAVTALALIGALALACFVKVYGVAFLGAPRSAEAEQGHDAPWQMPAAMGLLALCCLVIGLLPQYAAHLVQPAVYAVFPSLVAAGSGITTQAPLGWIGFIGTALIIAAALLAAGYYRRLKSIPPASATTWGCGYLQPTVRMQYTSTSFAEILVRLFRGTLQPRYALPKITGFLPASAGFSSRIPETVLDVVILPFLRVTGIVFSFFRRLQNGEQSLYVLYIFITLVLLMVWAH; encoded by the coding sequence ATGACCACCACCGCGGGGAAGCTGGTTGACCCTGCTTTTCTCATCATAACTGGACTCATCCTGACCGGTTTCTCCGGAGTTCCTGGACTTTTCCTGAAAAATGCTGCTGCATTCGGCCAGAAACTGGCCACAGCCTTTGCATGCGTCGGCGCACTGTGCGGACTGGCCGGAGCCTTCTCAACCATTGCCTCCGGCGAAACGGAAATCTTCGTCGTTAACTGGAGCCTCCCCTTCGGACCTTGTGAAATCGGCATCGACCCCCTTGCCGCACTCTTCCTCCTGTCGGTCTTTCTTATTTCCGGCTGTAGCGCAGTATATGCCAACGGCTATTGGCCGGCAGCAAAACTTCCCGCCACTTCACGCGCCCTCTGCTTTTTCATCGGCATTCTTTCCGCATCGATGGCCCTTCTCATTATCGCCCGTAACAGCGTGTTTTTCCTCATGGCATGGGAAGTCATGGCCCTTTCCGCCTATTTTGCCTTTACCGTGGAAAGCGGGAATGCCGAAGTGCGCAAAGCTGGAATGCTCTACCTGGTTTGCACCCATGCAGGAACCATGGCGCTGTTTGTCATGTTTATCCTGCTTCGGACCATGACCGGTTCGTTTCAGTTCGCGTCGACAGCATCCCTTAATCCGCTCGCACCGGGAGCAGCGGTCATATTTTTCGCCGCCCTCTTTGGTTTCGGCATGAAGGCCGGCATCATGCCGCTTCATATCTGGCTCCCTGCCGCCCATGCCAACGGGCCGAGCCACGTATCCGCCATGATGTCGGGGGTCATGCTCAAGATGGGCATCTACGGCATTATCAGGATTATATCTCTCTTCTACCCTGTGCCAACCTGGTGGGGAGCAGTCATACTCGGACTCGGCATCATTTCCGGAGTAACCGGGATCATCTCGGCTATCGGCCAGAACGACATCAAGCGTATCCTTGCCTACAGCAGCATTGAAAATATCGGCATCATCACCATGGGAATCGGCGCCGCCGTCATCGGCCAGTCGATCGGCAACCAGACCCTGGTGCTTCTGGGGATGGGTGGAGCGCTGCTCCACGTCCTCAATCACTCGCTGTTCAAATCGCTGCTGTTTCTCGGCAGCGGAGCGCTGATTCACTCCGTCGGCACCAGGGAACTCAATCGCATGGGGGGATTGGCCCGGCGCATGCCCCGCACCGCGCCCCTCTTCCTGATTGGAGCCATGGCCATCTGCGGGCTCCCCCCACTGAACGGCTTCATATCCGAATACCTGCTCTACTTCGGCTTCTTCTCAGGCGTAAAAGACGGTGCCGCCCCGATCCTTCTCGGCATGGGCCTCGCCGTAACCGCACTCGCCCTGATCGGTGCTCTGGCCCTCGCCTGTTTTGTCAAAGTTTACGGGGTGGCGTTTCTCGGCGCCCCCCGCTCTGCGGAAGCGGAACAGGGCCACGATGCTCCGTGGCAGATGCCTGCAGCCATGGGCCTCCTGGCCCTCTGCTGCCTGGTCATCGGCCTTCTGCCCCAGTATGCAGCGCATCTTGTCCAGCCCGCGGTGTATGCGGTTTTCCCTTCGCTGGTCGCCGCCGGCAGCGGCATCACTACCCAAGCCCCTCTCGGCTGGATCGGCTTCATTGGCACAGCATTGATTATCGCCGCCGCCCTTCTCGCCGCCGGCTACTACCGGCGGCTGAAGAGCATTCCGCCGGCAAGCGCCACCACATGGGGGTGCGGCTACCTGCAACCGACGGTGCGGATGCAGTATACCTCCACATCATTTGCGGAAATACTGGTCCGCCTCTTTCGCGGCACACTTCAGCCCCGCTACGCACTGCCGAAAATAACCGGCTTTTTACCAGCTTCTGCGGGATTTTCCAGCCGCATTCCCGAAACGGTACTGGATGTGGTGATACTCCCTTTTCTGCGCGTCACCGGCATCGTTTTTTCCTTTTTTCGACGTTTGCAGAACGGAGAGCAAAGCCTCTATGTGCTCTACATCTTCATCACCCTGGTGCTGCTCATGGTCTGGGCCCATTAA
- a CDS encoding TerC family protein, protein MEWLADPQIWLALVTLTALEIVLGIDNIIFISIQAGKLPVHQQEKARIVGLGLAMFIRIALLFSLTWLMGLTTPIFSVLNNEISGRDIILISGGLFLLWKSTMEIHEKLEGEEGHSVSRAGATFAAVIVQILLLDIVFSLDSIITALGMANRLAVMVAAVVMAVGFMMLFSGKISAFVDRHPTVKMLALSFLLLIGVALIGDGFDMHIPKGYIYFAMAFSVMVEMLNLRLRRQGAPVKLHNPYVEEPATTTGAQDNI, encoded by the coding sequence ATGGAATGGCTCGCAGATCCACAGATCTGGCTGGCATTGGTCACGCTCACTGCCCTGGAAATCGTGCTCGGCATCGACAACATCATATTCATCTCCATCCAGGCGGGCAAACTCCCCGTCCATCAGCAGGAGAAGGCCAGAATAGTCGGCCTCGGCCTGGCGATGTTCATCCGCATCGCGCTTCTCTTTTCGCTCACCTGGCTCATGGGGCTCACTACGCCGATCTTTTCCGTGTTGAACAATGAAATCTCCGGGCGCGACATCATCCTCATCTCCGGCGGGCTGTTCCTGCTCTGGAAAAGCACCATGGAGATCCATGAGAAACTCGAAGGAGAGGAAGGACACTCGGTCTCCCGTGCCGGAGCAACTTTTGCCGCTGTCATCGTCCAGATCCTCCTGCTGGACATCGTCTTCTCCCTCGATTCAATCATCACCGCCTTGGGGATGGCCAACCGTCTTGCTGTCATGGTTGCAGCGGTAGTCATGGCCGTCGGCTTCATGATGCTTTTTTCCGGGAAGATCAGCGCCTTTGTCGACCGGCACCCGACCGTGAAGATGCTCGCCTTGAGCTTCCTTCTCCTGATCGGCGTGGCGCTGATCGGCGACGGCTTTGACATGCATATTCCCAAGGGGTACATCTACTTTGCCATGGCGTTTTCGGTGATGGTAGAGATGCTAAACCTGCGGCTTCGCCGTCAGGGCGCACCAGTCAAGCTTCATAACCCCTATGTCGAAGAGCCCGCAACTACGACCGGGGCGCAGGACAACATCTGA
- a CDS encoding TFIIB-type zinc ribbon-containing protein, with translation MKCPVCTNVDLLIAERQGVEIDYCPQCRGVWLDRGELDKVIERSSVAPIQHPLAGMASQHSEPQYPSSQVKHGHDDHHGHKQHGYGYGHQKKKKSFLAEMFDFD, from the coding sequence ATGAAATGTCCCGTATGTACCAACGTAGATTTGCTGATTGCGGAACGCCAGGGTGTGGAGATCGACTACTGCCCCCAGTGTCGAGGGGTATGGCTTGACCGTGGGGAGTTGGACAAGGTTATCGAGCGCTCCTCCGTAGCGCCGATACAGCATCCATTGGCTGGTATGGCCTCCCAGCACAGCGAACCGCAATATCCTTCGTCGCAGGTGAAGCACGGTCATGACGACCATCATGGCCATAAGCAGCATGGATACGGGTATGGACACCAGAAGAAGAAAAAGTCGTTTCTGGCCGAGATGTTCGATTTCGACTGA
- a CDS encoding ABC transporter permease: MTLAKLVVKNITRRRGRFVFTLLGITIGIASFVTFLSLGGNLKNEIHRESAALGANLIVTPKGSCAYEQVSILTGEQLPTTITMDEVAKICAIKGLTAVPFLTEKTAISNKPVAVNGILPAEMKAFKGWEMDKGAYFSAQNEPGAVVGAVAARQFKLQPGSFITVRGEQLPVKGVLKESGGRDDITIFLSLPVAQRLFKAVDRVSYVAIKVDDLTLIDSYILKIKEAVSLGVISDKQMLKSVLSIVGTVNMTLQLIAAVAVLAAAFSIINTMMAATYERKREIGILQALGAKQGTIFTIFMLESGFYGLIGGVSGVLGGLFCSVVAAPYISQNAFTSFVKGSGTGSMLDPGIIVGSIAFSTAVAILAGLYPAWRAARLSPVEAISYE, from the coding sequence ATGACCCTCGCCAAACTGGTGGTAAAAAACATCACCCGCCGCCGGGGGCGGTTTGTCTTCACGCTCCTCGGCATCACCATCGGCATAGCCTCTTTCGTTACTTTCCTTTCCCTGGGGGGAAACCTGAAAAACGAGATCCACCGGGAATCTGCAGCGCTCGGGGCGAACCTGATCGTCACTCCGAAAGGATCTTGCGCCTATGAGCAGGTTTCCATTCTGACCGGCGAACAACTGCCGACCACCATCACCATGGACGAGGTCGCTAAAATCTGCGCCATCAAGGGTCTGACCGCCGTGCCGTTCCTTACGGAGAAAACGGCCATCTCCAACAAGCCGGTGGCTGTCAACGGCATCCTGCCGGCCGAGATGAAGGCTTTCAAAGGATGGGAAATGGACAAGGGGGCTTATTTCTCCGCCCAGAACGAGCCGGGCGCCGTGGTTGGCGCCGTTGCAGCAAGGCAGTTCAAACTGCAACCGGGGTCATTTATTACGGTCCGTGGCGAACAGCTGCCGGTCAAAGGGGTCCTTAAGGAAAGCGGCGGCAGGGATGACATCACTATCTTCCTCTCATTGCCGGTGGCCCAACGGCTCTTCAAGGCTGTTGACCGGGTCTCCTACGTGGCAATCAAGGTGGACGACCTGACGCTCATCGACAGCTACATCCTCAAGATCAAGGAGGCGGTCAGCCTCGGGGTGATCTCCGACAAGCAGATGCTCAAGTCGGTGCTCTCCATCGTCGGCACGGTCAATATGACGCTGCAGCTCATCGCTGCCGTGGCGGTCCTGGCAGCGGCGTTCAGCATCATCAACACGATGATGGCCGCCACCTACGAACGCAAGCGGGAAATCGGCATCCTCCAGGCGCTGGGGGCAAAACAGGGGACCATCTTCACCATTTTCATGCTCGAATCGGGCTTCTACGGCCTCATCGGCGGCGTCTCGGGAGTGCTGGGGGGCTTGTTCTGCTCGGTGGTGGCCGCACCCTACATCAGCCAGAACGCGTTCACCTCCTTCGTCAAAGGTTCGGGAACCGGCAGCATGCTCGATCCCGGGATAATCGTCGGCTCAATCGCTTTCTCGACAGCCGTCGCCATTCTCGCCGGGCTCTATCCCGCCTGGCGGGCGGCACGGCTGTCGCCGGTGGAGGCAATCAGCTATGAATGA
- a CDS encoding ribbon-helix-helix protein, CopG family, protein MSYKRKQCLREPRKPQKNRIEKNPLDNVISLRISDQEKKTLEKLTKATSKSVSDIMREAMELWKSKRRRLCLEV, encoded by the coding sequence ATGTCTTACAAGAGAAAACAGTGCTTAAGAGAACCGCGCAAACCCCAAAAAAACAGAATCGAAAAAAATCCGCTGGATAACGTAATTTCCCTGAGGATTAGCGATCAGGAAAAGAAGACGCTGGAAAAATTGACCAAGGCTACTTCCAAAAGCGTCTCCGACATCATGCGCGAGGCCATGGAGCTCTGGAAATCAAAGAGGCGCAGACTTTGCCTTGAGGTGTAA
- a CDS encoding Tim44 domain-containing protein — protein sequence MKKHVVKVFAVVAAVMFLSITVLELNAHARAGGSRSFGSRGARSYSRPASNYSQPSQSRQQAAPAPSPFQQQGGGFMRSMAGGLVGGMLGGMLFRSLGMAGAGGMGGGGIGLFEILLLAGIGYLIYRFVKKKREANAAYSSYGGAYQGGTVTPVSGGYLGNDPQPDDVAAGLAHVRQMDASFDENRFNDLVMDNFFKIQGAWMNRDLTPVTGLLTDEMKRIFQEDLDRLLRDKQVNRLENIAVRNVEIAEVWQESGQDFITALIYANLLDYTTDDATGVVVSGSKTEPVKFEEYWTLTRPVGNNPWRLSAINQK from the coding sequence ATGAAAAAACACGTTGTTAAGGTATTTGCAGTGGTGGCAGCCGTCATGTTTCTCAGCATCACCGTGCTGGAACTGAATGCCCACGCCAGGGCCGGTGGGAGCCGCTCTTTCGGCAGTCGGGGGGCGCGCAGCTATTCAAGGCCGGCCAGTAACTATTCCCAGCCGAGCCAGTCACGGCAGCAGGCTGCGCCTGCCCCGAGCCCCTTCCAGCAGCAGGGCGGCGGTTTCATGAGAAGCATGGCCGGTGGCCTAGTGGGTGGGATGCTGGGCGGCATGCTGTTCCGGAGCCTCGGTATGGCAGGAGCCGGCGGCATGGGGGGGGGCGGCATCGGCCTCTTTGAGATCCTCCTCCTGGCCGGGATCGGCTATCTCATCTACCGGTTTGTAAAAAAAAAGCGCGAAGCTAACGCCGCCTATTCCAGCTATGGGGGAGCGTACCAGGGCGGAACGGTGACCCCTGTTTCCGGTGGATACCTGGGCAATGACCCGCAGCCGGACGATGTGGCTGCGGGCCTGGCCCATGTCCGCCAGATGGACGCTTCCTTTGACGAAAACCGCTTCAACGATCTGGTCATGGATAACTTCTTCAAGATCCAGGGGGCCTGGATGAATCGGGATCTGACGCCGGTAACCGGGCTTCTAACCGATGAGATGAAGCGGATATTTCAGGAAGACCTGGACCGGCTGCTGCGGGATAAGCAGGTCAACAGGCTGGAGAATATCGCTGTCAGGAACGTGGAGATAGCCGAGGTATGGCAGGAGTCGGGGCAGGATTTTATCACCGCCTTGATTTACGCGAACCTGCTCGATTACACAACCGATGACGCTACGGGCGTGGTTGTGAGCGGCAGCAAAACGGAGCCGGTGAAATTCGAGGAGTATTGGACGCTTACCCGGCCCGTCGGCAACAATCCGTGGCGGCTGTCGGCGATCAACCAGAAATAG
- a CDS encoding UPF0182 family membrane protein yields MVKNKFIIILVVVAVILPFISSLINFYTDWLFFVETGFTSVFTTTLAAKVGAGLFFGVLLFIFAMINLHFSNRAKFPQTNIFVEGRNIYQVKRDEAARLAKPLGILASAILAILACKWGAMQWQNVLLFTNMVTVGTNDPILGKDIGFYLFSLPLLEMLKIFAGFTVLATTVLVGAVYYVRGGITLMERGAAIDVKVRKHLAVLIGIFSLTVAAGFYLNGCGLLLSGSSTFHGAGYADVNARLLTLRILTVLTPLAGAILAAGLWQGAWRLALLPPILVIAVYGIGIKAYPALLEKFKVAPNQLALETPYIENTIRFTRLGYDLDKIETIPFDADVKLTAADIANNDATIKNIRLWDHAPLLKTYSQLQQIRTYYKFFDVDNDRYLVNGQYTQVMLSPRELSYDDLPSRNWINERLIFTHGNGITFGPVSRISKEGLPEFFVKDIPAVSLADIKVTRPEIYYGELSNEYVIVKTKVPEFSYPTATGNINTTYGGKGGVPVGSMLNKALFAARFRTEKILLSSDIGSESRILYYRNINERVRAVAPFLRFDGDPYMVVADNGGLKWIIDAYTYSSRLPYSKPLKGGINYMRNSVKAVVDAYDGSLTFYISDPDDVMVKVYGRIFPELFKPMAAMPDDLRKHIRYPHQFLQLQAAMFAAYHMTDPKVFYNKENLWEIPSLGDKPMEPYYTIMKLPGEKKEEYLLLLPFTPSKRDNLAAWLTARCDAPNYGKILAYTFPRDRLIYGPKQIDARINQDSFISQQLTLWNQRGSEVIRGSMLVIPIEKSLLYVQPLFLAAADKAGLPELRRVIVAYGDEVVMEETLELALQRIFGGRKAPAGSTQPTPAAMKASSAELAREAMSIFERATNLQRQGDWAGYGEELKKLQQVLRRMAQ; encoded by the coding sequence ATGGTTAAAAACAAATTCATTATCATCCTTGTCGTCGTTGCCGTGATTCTTCCCTTCATTTCGTCGCTGATTAATTTCTATACGGACTGGCTCTTTTTCGTTGAGACCGGTTTCACCTCGGTGTTCACGACGACACTGGCGGCCAAAGTCGGCGCCGGGCTGTTCTTTGGCGTCCTGCTGTTTATCTTTGCCATGATCAACCTGCACTTTTCCAACCGGGCAAAGTTTCCCCAAACGAACATCTTCGTCGAAGGAAGGAACATCTACCAGGTAAAAAGAGATGAGGCGGCACGGCTGGCCAAACCCCTCGGCATCCTTGCCAGCGCCATCCTGGCCATCCTTGCCTGCAAATGGGGAGCCATGCAGTGGCAGAATGTGCTTCTCTTCACGAACATGGTCACCGTCGGCACGAACGACCCGATCCTGGGCAAGGACATCGGTTTCTACCTGTTCAGCCTGCCGCTCCTGGAGATGTTGAAGATCTTTGCCGGCTTCACTGTGCTGGCCACGACGGTCCTGGTCGGAGCGGTCTACTACGTCCGCGGCGGTATCACCCTGATGGAAAGGGGGGCGGCAATTGACGTCAAGGTGCGAAAACATCTGGCGGTTCTCATCGGGATTTTTTCGCTGACGGTCGCGGCCGGTTTTTATCTAAACGGTTGCGGTCTGCTTCTTTCCGGGAGCAGTACCTTTCACGGTGCAGGCTATGCCGACGTCAACGCCCGGCTCTTGACCTTGCGGATTCTCACCGTTCTCACTCCCCTGGCAGGGGCCATCCTCGCCGCCGGGTTATGGCAGGGCGCCTGGCGCCTGGCGCTGTTGCCGCCAATTCTGGTGATTGCCGTCTACGGGATCGGCATCAAGGCATATCCGGCGCTGCTGGAGAAGTTCAAGGTCGCGCCCAATCAGCTGGCCCTCGAGACCCCCTACATCGAGAACACCATCCGGTTTACCCGTCTCGGCTACGACCTGGACAAGATTGAGACCATTCCCTTTGATGCTGACGTAAAGCTTACCGCAGCGGACATTGCCAACAACGACGCAACCATCAAGAACATCCGGCTCTGGGATCACGCCCCGCTGCTCAAGACGTACAGCCAGCTGCAGCAGATCAGGACCTACTACAAGTTTTTCGATGTGGACAATGACCGCTACCTGGTGAACGGCCAGTACACCCAGGTGATGCTCTCGCCGCGTGAACTCTCCTATGACGACCTCCCGAGCAGGAACTGGATCAATGAGCGGCTCATCTTCACCCACGGCAATGGCATTACCTTCGGCCCGGTGAGCCGGATCAGCAAGGAGGGGCTCCCCGAGTTCTTCGTCAAGGATATTCCGGCCGTCAGCCTGGCCGATATCAAGGTGACGCGCCCAGAGATCTATTACGGTGAGCTGTCCAATGAATACGTCATCGTCAAGACGAAGGTTCCCGAATTCAGCTATCCGACCGCCACGGGCAATATCAACACGACCTATGGAGGCAAAGGCGGGGTGCCCGTGGGCTCCATGCTCAATAAAGCCCTGTTCGCCGCCAGGTTCAGGACGGAAAAGATCCTCCTCTCCTCTGACATCGGCAGCGAAAGCCGCATTCTCTACTACCGGAACATCAATGAACGGGTGAGAGCGGTTGCCCCATTCCTCCGTTTCGATGGTGATCCCTATATGGTCGTGGCCGACAATGGCGGGCTCAAATGGATCATCGATGCCTACACCTATTCGAGCCGTCTCCCCTACTCAAAGCCGCTCAAAGGGGGCATCAACTACATGCGGAATTCGGTAAAAGCGGTGGTTGACGCCTACGACGGCTCGCTCACCTTCTACATCAGCGACCCCGATGATGTCATGGTGAAGGTCTATGGGCGAATCTTCCCGGAGCTCTTCAAGCCGATGGCAGCCATGCCGGATGACCTGCGCAAACATATCCGCTACCCCCATCAGTTCCTCCAGTTGCAGGCCGCCATGTTTGCCGCTTACCACATGACCGACCCGAAGGTCTTCTACAACAAGGAGAACCTCTGGGAGATCCCTTCGCTCGGCGACAAGCCGATGGAGCCGTACTACACGATCATGAAGCTGCCGGGTGAAAAGAAGGAAGAATACCTCCTGCTCCTGCCGTTTACCCCCTCGAAGCGGGACAACCTTGCGGCCTGGCTTACGGCACGCTGTGATGCGCCGAATTACGGCAAAATCCTGGCCTACACCTTCCCGCGGGACAGGCTCATCTATGGACCGAAACAGATCGACGCGCGGATCAACCAGGATTCCTTCATCTCCCAGCAGTTGACGCTCTGGAACCAGCGCGGCTCCGAGGTCATACGGGGGAGCATGCTGGTGATTCCCATCGAAAAATCGCTCCTCTACGTGCAGCCGCTCTTCCTCGCCGCTGCGGACAAGGCCGGGCTCCCCGAACTGAGGCGCGTTATCGTCGCCTACGGGGATGAGGTAGTCATGGAGGAAACCCTGGAGCTCGCCCTTCAAAGAATCTTCGGGGGAAGGAAAGCCCCGGCCGGCAGCACCCAGCCCACGCCAGCGGCTATGAAGGCCTCTTCAGCCGAGCTTGCCAGGGAGGCGATGAGCATCTTCGAGAGGGCAACCAACCTGCAGCGCCAGGGTGATTGGGCCGGCTACGGGGAGGAGTTGAAAAAACTCCAGCAGGTTTTGAGGCGGATGGCACAGTAG
- a CDS encoding ADP-ribosylglycohydrolase family protein has protein sequence MGERHCPTTQKPSVADRISGAVWGQFVGDAFCLGSHWIYDLAELEQRFPGGPQGFEEPVAGHYHAGKRPGDLTHYGDGALLLLRSLRERSRFDASDFGSRFVSLIESPGYSDPISRQGYWKYWVLDSVDTVEKPWQIIAYGCPRKSPMVGSSFSVRFPS, from the coding sequence ATGGGTGAGCGACACTGTCCCACCACGCAAAAACCTTCCGTTGCGGATCGCATCAGCGGTGCCGTCTGGGGGCAGTTTGTGGGGGATGCCTTCTGCCTCGGCAGCCATTGGATCTATGATCTTGCAGAGCTGGAACAGCGCTTTCCCGGCGGTCCCCAGGGATTCGAGGAACCGGTCGCCGGACACTACCACGCCGGCAAGCGGCCGGGGGATCTGACCCATTACGGTGACGGAGCCCTGCTGCTCTTGCGGTCATTACGGGAGCGTAGCCGCTTTGATGCCTCGGACTTCGGCTCGCGCTTCGTTTCGTTGATCGAGTCGCCCGGCTACAGCGATCCCATTTCGCGCCAAGGGTATTGGAAATATTGGGTATTGGACAGTGTAGATACGGTAGAAAAACCTTGGCAGATAATTGCGTATGGATGTCCCCGGAAGTCCCCGATGGTTGGAAGCAGCTTCTCTGTGAGGTTCCCAAGCTGA